A single region of the Arthrobacter sp. zg-Y820 genome encodes:
- the chvE gene encoding multiple monosaccharide ABC transporter substrate-binding protein — MKIRKLLLSLTAGILAVSVAGCGSGSGRGGADSDAAESGDNAGALVGIAMPTKTSERWIKDGDSIKAELEELGYETTLEYADDDIPTQVQQVSNMITKGAKVLVIAAIDGTALSDQLDNAAAAGIKVIAYDRLITGNKNVDYYTTFDNYTVGVQQATSLLTGLGILDAEGKETGAAEPKNVELFAGSPDDNNANFFYDGAMATLQPHIDKGTLVVQSGQTGFSQIATLRWDPATAQKRMQNLIASNYSGGEKVDGVLSPYDGISLGIISALTGSGYSPDALPVITGQDAEAASVKSIMDNQQYSTIFKDTRALGEQTVAMVDDVLKGEVPETNDNETYDNKVKIVPTFLLDPMVVTKDNYEEVLVDSGYYQASDLK, encoded by the coding sequence GTGAAAATCCGTAAACTCCTGCTCAGCCTGACGGCGGGCATCCTGGCCGTGTCAGTGGCCGGCTGCGGTTCCGGCTCGGGCCGCGGCGGCGCTGATTCCGACGCCGCCGAATCGGGCGACAACGCCGGCGCGCTGGTGGGCATTGCCATGCCGACCAAGACCTCGGAACGCTGGATCAAGGACGGCGACTCCATCAAGGCAGAGCTTGAAGAGCTCGGTTACGAAACGACCCTGGAATACGCCGACGACGACATCCCCACCCAGGTCCAGCAGGTGTCCAACATGATCACCAAGGGCGCCAAAGTCCTGGTCATCGCGGCCATCGACGGCACCGCCCTCAGCGATCAGCTGGACAACGCGGCCGCCGCCGGCATCAAGGTGATCGCCTATGACCGCCTGATCACGGGCAACAAGAACGTTGACTACTACACCACCTTTGACAACTACACCGTAGGTGTCCAGCAGGCCACATCGCTGCTGACCGGCCTGGGCATCCTCGACGCCGAGGGCAAGGAGACCGGGGCAGCGGAACCGAAGAACGTCGAACTCTTCGCCGGCAGCCCTGATGACAACAACGCCAACTTCTTCTACGACGGCGCCATGGCCACCCTGCAGCCCCACATCGACAAGGGAACCCTCGTGGTCCAGAGCGGACAGACCGGGTTCTCGCAGATCGCCACCCTGCGCTGGGATCCGGCCACCGCGCAGAAGCGCATGCAGAACCTGATCGCCAGCAACTACTCGGGCGGCGAGAAGGTCGACGGCGTGCTGTCCCCGTATGACGGCATCTCCCTGGGCATCATTTCCGCCCTTACCGGATCCGGCTATTCACCGGATGCCCTGCCCGTCATCACCGGACAGGACGCCGAAGCCGCGTCAGTGAAGTCCATCATGGACAACCAGCAGTACTCCACGATCTTCAAGGACACGCGTGCCCTGGGCGAGCAGACCGTTGCCATGGTTGATGACGTGCTCAAGGGCGAAGTCCCCGAGACCAATGACAACGAGACGTACGACAACAAGGTGAAGATTGTCCCGACCTTCCTGCTGGATCCGATGGTGGTCACGAAGGACAACTACGAGGAAGTCCTCGTCGACAGCGGCTACTACCAGGCCTCCGACCTCAAGTAA
- a CDS encoding aminotransferase class V-fold PLP-dependent enzyme, whose translation MMKSDALLAAARELDAADPLAGFRDRFLEADGVSSYLDGNSLGRPLRASAAHLQDFVQVQWGTRLIRGWDEQWLELPQQLGDALGAAVLGAAAGQCIVADSTTVLLYKLARAAVAARPGRTEIVLDTDNFPTDRYVLEGIANECGLTLRWIAADYDGGVSADAVAQAVGPQTALAVFSHVAYRSGFLADAAAITAAVHDAGGLVLWDLCHSAGAVPAQLDAWDVDYAVGCSYKYLNGGPGAPAWAYVARRHQETFTQPIQGWLGSADPFGMAQGYTPAAGIRRLVSGTPPVLGMLPLRDMVALLAEAGIDAVRTKSVALTEYALAAVDTLLAPHGVVLASPRAAERRGSHITIDHPSFQAVTAALWKQGVIPDYRNPSGIRLGLSPLSTSFEETFTGIAAVSAELRRQPAESPRRTEARPVR comes from the coding sequence ATGATGAAATCGGACGCATTGCTTGCCGCTGCCCGGGAGCTGGACGCGGCGGACCCGCTGGCCGGCTTCCGGGACCGCTTCCTGGAAGCCGACGGCGTCAGCTCCTATCTGGACGGCAATTCGCTGGGCCGTCCGCTGCGGGCCAGCGCGGCGCATCTGCAGGACTTTGTGCAGGTCCAGTGGGGCACCCGGCTCATCCGCGGCTGGGATGAGCAGTGGCTGGAGCTGCCGCAGCAGCTCGGCGACGCGCTGGGCGCCGCGGTGCTCGGCGCCGCCGCCGGGCAGTGCATCGTGGCCGATTCCACCACGGTCCTGCTCTACAAGCTGGCCCGTGCCGCAGTGGCTGCCCGCCCGGGGCGGACCGAGATTGTCCTGGACACCGACAACTTTCCCACCGACAGGTATGTTCTGGAGGGCATCGCCAATGAGTGCGGGCTGACCCTGCGCTGGATCGCCGCCGACTACGACGGCGGCGTCAGCGCCGACGCAGTGGCGCAGGCGGTCGGGCCGCAGACCGCCCTGGCGGTCTTCAGCCACGTCGCCTACCGCTCCGGTTTCCTGGCCGACGCCGCAGCCATCACGGCAGCAGTGCACGACGCCGGGGGACTGGTGCTCTGGGACCTGTGCCACTCAGCGGGGGCGGTTCCGGCACAGCTGGACGCCTGGGACGTGGACTACGCGGTGGGCTGCAGCTACAAATACCTCAACGGCGGCCCCGGTGCCCCGGCCTGGGCCTATGTGGCCCGGCGGCATCAGGAGACCTTCACCCAGCCCATCCAGGGCTGGCTGGGCAGCGCCGACCCCTTCGGCATGGCCCAGGGCTACACGCCGGCCGCCGGCATCCGCCGGCTGGTGTCCGGAACGCCGCCGGTGCTCGGCATGCTGCCCCTGCGGGACATGGTCGCGCTCCTCGCCGAGGCCGGCATCGATGCGGTGCGGACCAAATCCGTGGCCCTCACCGAATATGCCCTGGCGGCGGTGGACACCCTGCTGGCGCCGCACGGCGTCGTCCTGGCCTCTCCTCGCGCCGCCGAACGGCGCGGCAGTCACATCACTATCGATCATCCATCGTTCCAGGCCGTCACCGCGGCCCTGTGGAAGCAGGGAGTGATCCCCGACTACCGGAATCCGTCCGGAATCCGGCTGGGGCTGTCCCCGCTGTCGACGTCGTTCGAGGAGACGTTCACCGGAATCGCGGCGGTCTCGGCGGAGCTGCGCCGCCAACCGGCGGAAAGTCCCCGCCGGACGGAAGCCCGTCCGGTCCGCTGA
- a CDS encoding MaoC/PaaZ C-terminal domain-containing protein — translation MSETQLGEIPALGKLYVGAVGAAARARLSSAPASRTLPADRHTVRGARVDLERLADFQRLVLHSASDYLPSGFVHTFAFPVAMSLMAREDFPLPLLGMVHLRNRVEHFRPIHYTEPLTVTAWAENLAGHRAGTSVELIAEVRAGTGEGTGEGTGDGTGENTAVVWRGRSTYLAKGVFLPRLDRPGARAPRPDFVPPQPTAQWRLGADAGRNYARVSGDFNPIHLSRLSAKALGMKRSLAHGMYLASRVVADIVQNRQEPYEWTIEFDSPVFLPATVALSISDAEGEDGYAGSTFVGWNQRSLRRNFTGSVRPL, via the coding sequence ATGAGTGAGACCCAGCTGGGCGAGATACCCGCGCTCGGCAAGCTGTATGTCGGTGCCGTCGGCGCTGCGGCCAGGGCGCGGCTCTCCTCGGCTCCGGCGTCCCGAACCTTGCCGGCGGACCGGCACACGGTGCGCGGCGCCCGTGTGGACCTGGAGCGGCTGGCGGACTTCCAGCGGCTCGTGCTGCACAGCGCGTCCGACTACCTGCCCTCCGGTTTCGTGCACACGTTCGCGTTTCCGGTGGCGATGAGCCTCATGGCTCGGGAAGATTTCCCGCTGCCGCTGCTGGGCATGGTGCATCTTCGGAACCGTGTGGAGCACTTCCGGCCGATCCATTACACCGAACCGCTCACCGTCACCGCCTGGGCGGAAAACCTGGCCGGACACCGCGCCGGCACCTCCGTGGAGCTGATCGCCGAAGTCCGCGCCGGAACCGGGGAGGGCACGGGGGAGGGCACGGGGGATGGCACGGGGGAGAACACCGCCGTCGTCTGGCGCGGGCGGTCGACCTATCTCGCCAAGGGTGTGTTCCTGCCCCGCCTTGACCGGCCGGGTGCACGCGCACCCCGCCCGGATTTCGTTCCCCCGCAGCCGACGGCGCAGTGGCGGCTCGGCGCGGACGCGGGGCGCAACTACGCGCGGGTGTCCGGCGACTTCAACCCGATCCACCTCAGCAGGCTGTCGGCGAAGGCGCTGGGCATGAAGCGGTCGCTGGCGCACGGCATGTACCTGGCCTCCCGGGTGGTGGCCGACATCGTGCAGAACCGGCAGGAGCCGTACGAGTGGACCATCGAGTTTGACTCTCCGGTGTTCCTGCCGGCGACGGTCGCCCTGTCAATCTCCGATGCGGAAGGGGAGGACGGGTACGCCGGATCCACCTTTGTTGGTTGGAACCAGCGCTCCCTTCGCCGGAACTTCACCGGCAGTGTCCGGCCGCTGTAG
- a CDS encoding 3-oxoacyl-ACP reductase → MNDAYLNLVNTGFTKDIAKKLGLPRPAILRRFDPAQPLVPGPVLVLGKGEAADTLSQLLLGWDQDVRRHATPKEKLGAILLVLDTAAAPEDLGEVTLAAGAALRDLAPGGRVVTVSRPAAEAQEPEAAAARQGIDGLLRSIAHELRGGATANGIILANGAPASTPGTAAALRFLLSGKSAYVNGQFITVGSDAGTLPADWNAPLAGKVAVVTGAARGIGAAIARVLHRDGATVIVVDVPAAGEQLAKVANEISGTALQVDITRDDAADRILAHAKERYGHLDIVIHNAGITRDKLLANMDESRWQSVVAVNIASQLKMNRTLLASETFSREGRIVSLASTSGIAGNRGQTNYAASKGGVIGMVRATAPLLAPRGGSINAVAPGFIETDMTAAIPALTRQVARRLSSLQQGGLPIDVAETISFLASDAAGGVNGQVVRVCGQNMVGA, encoded by the coding sequence ATGAACGACGCATACCTGAACCTCGTCAACACCGGTTTCACCAAGGACATCGCCAAGAAGCTGGGCCTGCCCCGTCCGGCCATCCTGCGGCGCTTCGATCCGGCCCAGCCGCTGGTCCCCGGACCGGTGCTGGTCCTGGGCAAGGGCGAAGCCGCGGACACGCTCTCGCAGCTGCTGCTCGGCTGGGACCAGGATGTCCGGCGGCATGCCACGCCCAAGGAGAAGCTCGGCGCCATCCTGCTGGTGCTGGATACCGCAGCCGCTCCCGAGGATCTGGGCGAGGTCACCCTGGCCGCCGGCGCGGCACTGCGGGACCTGGCCCCGGGCGGACGCGTGGTCACCGTCTCCCGGCCCGCCGCCGAGGCACAGGAACCCGAGGCGGCAGCGGCACGGCAGGGAATTGACGGGCTGCTCCGCTCCATTGCCCATGAACTGCGCGGCGGAGCCACCGCCAACGGCATCATCCTCGCCAACGGTGCTCCCGCCTCGACTCCGGGCACGGCGGCAGCCCTGCGCTTCCTGCTCTCGGGCAAGAGCGCCTACGTCAACGGCCAGTTCATCACCGTCGGTTCCGACGCCGGCACGCTGCCCGCGGACTGGAACGCTCCGCTGGCCGGCAAGGTTGCGGTGGTGACCGGGGCCGCCCGGGGGATCGGCGCGGCCATTGCCCGGGTCCTGCACCGCGACGGCGCCACGGTGATCGTCGTTGACGTGCCGGCGGCCGGCGAACAGCTGGCCAAGGTGGCCAATGAGATCTCCGGCACCGCACTGCAGGTGGACATCACCCGCGACGACGCCGCCGACCGCATCCTGGCCCACGCCAAGGAACGCTACGGGCACCTGGACATCGTCATCCACAACGCCGGCATTACCCGCGACAAGCTGCTGGCCAACATGGACGAATCCCGCTGGCAGTCGGTCGTTGCCGTGAACATTGCGTCGCAGTTGAAGATGAACCGGACCCTGCTGGCCTCGGAGACCTTCAGCCGCGAAGGCCGGATCGTCTCGCTGGCCTCCACCAGCGGCATCGCCGGCAACCGCGGACAGACCAACTACGCCGCCTCCAAGGGCGGAGTCATCGGCATGGTGCGGGCGACGGCGCCGCTGCTGGCTCCACGCGGCGGCTCCATCAACGCCGTGGCTCCCGGTTTCATTGAAACCGACATGACAGCAGCCATTCCGGCCCTCACCCGCCAGGTGGCGCGCCGCCTGAGCAGCCTGCAGCAGGGCGGCCTGCCCATCGACGTGGCCGAGACCATTTCCTTCCTGGCCTCGGACGCGGCCGGCGGCGTGAACGGACAGGTTGTGCGGGTCTGCGGCCAGAACATGGTGGGCGCATGA
- a CDS encoding acetyl-CoA C-acetyltransferase has translation MAAQPQAESAATGGSTPVPAVRKAVVIGGNRIPFARAGGKYTYSSNQDMLTAALDGLVARFGLQGERIGEVAAGAVLKHSSDFNLTREAVLGSALSAETPAYDVQQACATGLETVISLANKIKLGQLDSAIAGGVDSASDAPIAVSEGLRRTLLDLSRAKTAKQKLAAVAKLRPKDLAPNAPTTGEPRTGLSMGEHQALTTAQWKITREAQDELALASHKNMAAAYDRGFFDDLVTPYRGLSRDANLRPDTTMEKLGKLKPAFGRGLGDEATMTAGNSTPLTDGAAVVLLGSEDFAREHDLPMLANIVDAEAGAVDFVHGKDGLLMAPAFAVPRLLARNNLTLDDFDFFEIHEAFAGTVLSTLAAWEDDEFSRTRLGLNGPFGTIDRSKLNVNGSSLAAGHPFAATGGRIVASLAKMLHEKGSGRGLISICAAGGQGLVAILEAR, from the coding sequence ATGGCTGCACAGCCCCAGGCCGAATCCGCCGCCACCGGCGGATCCACCCCTGTTCCCGCCGTCCGGAAGGCCGTCGTCATTGGCGGAAACCGCATCCCCTTCGCCCGCGCCGGCGGCAAATACACCTACAGCTCCAATCAGGACATGCTGACTGCTGCGCTCGACGGACTCGTCGCCCGCTTCGGGCTGCAGGGCGAACGCATCGGCGAAGTCGCCGCCGGCGCCGTGCTGAAGCACTCCAGCGACTTCAACCTCACGCGGGAAGCAGTCCTGGGTTCCGCCCTCTCCGCCGAGACCCCCGCCTATGACGTGCAGCAGGCCTGCGCCACCGGACTCGAGACGGTGATCAGTCTGGCCAACAAGATCAAGCTCGGCCAGCTTGATTCCGCCATCGCCGGCGGCGTGGACTCCGCCTCCGATGCCCCCATTGCCGTCAGCGAAGGCCTGCGCCGGACCCTGCTGGACCTGTCGCGGGCCAAGACCGCCAAGCAGAAGCTGGCCGCCGTCGCCAAGCTGCGGCCCAAGGACCTGGCCCCGAACGCCCCCACCACCGGCGAACCCCGCACCGGCCTGTCCATGGGCGAGCATCAGGCCCTGACCACGGCCCAGTGGAAGATCACGCGCGAGGCACAGGACGAACTAGCCCTGGCCAGCCACAAGAACATGGCGGCGGCCTACGACCGCGGATTCTTCGACGATCTGGTGACCCCCTACCGCGGCCTCTCCCGGGACGCCAACCTGCGCCCGGACACCACCATGGAGAAGCTGGGCAAGCTGAAGCCCGCCTTCGGCCGCGGCCTCGGCGACGAAGCGACCATGACCGCCGGAAACTCTACACCGCTGACCGACGGCGCTGCCGTGGTTCTGCTGGGTTCCGAGGACTTCGCCCGCGAACACGACCTGCCGATGCTGGCCAACATCGTGGACGCCGAAGCCGGCGCCGTCGACTTCGTGCACGGCAAGGACGGCCTGCTGATGGCGCCCGCCTTCGCCGTGCCGCGCCTGCTGGCCCGCAACAACCTCACGCTGGACGACTTCGACTTCTTCGAAATCCATGAAGCCTTTGCCGGCACCGTGCTCAGCACGCTGGCCGCCTGGGAAGATGATGAGTTCTCCCGCACCCGGCTGGGCCTCAACGGCCCGTTCGGCACGATCGACCGGTCCAAGCTCAACGTCAACGGATCTTCGCTGGCCGCCGGCCATCCGTTCGCCGCCACGGGCGGGCGCATCGTCGCCTCGCTGGCCAAAATGCTGCATGAAAAGGGTTCCGGCCGGGGGCTGATCTCCATCTGCGCCGCCGGCGGCCAGGGCCTTGTCGCGATCCTCGAGGCACGCTGA
- a CDS encoding TetR/AcrR family transcriptional regulator has protein sequence MNTALQDPPAPGASDGRSLRWEAHRTERRSDLIKAARRAVHTLGAGASMEEIAAASGTSKSVYYRYFGDKAGLQQAMGDVVLAQMQDKILAAGRTAQSPRAGLQAMVSAYLQMAQTSPNVYAFVAAGEATGNTEHRFADSLTHFFEAITGMMDRAMRAYLETGSPGTSPARNLGVAASFWPTAALGMVRAAGEKWLATEPGPDKPSEAEMTRQLTVWLFDGIGYEQGRA, from the coding sequence GTGAACACTGCTCTGCAAGACCCCCCCGCCCCCGGGGCATCCGACGGCCGGTCCCTCCGCTGGGAAGCCCACCGCACGGAGCGCCGCAGCGATCTGATCAAGGCCGCCCGCCGTGCCGTCCACACCCTCGGCGCCGGTGCCTCCATGGAGGAGATTGCTGCCGCTTCCGGAACCTCGAAATCCGTGTACTACCGGTATTTCGGCGACAAGGCCGGACTGCAGCAGGCAATGGGCGACGTCGTGCTGGCACAGATGCAGGACAAGATCCTCGCCGCGGGGCGCACCGCCCAGTCACCCCGCGCCGGGTTGCAGGCGATGGTGTCCGCGTACCTGCAGATGGCGCAGACGTCGCCCAATGTGTATGCCTTTGTCGCAGCCGGCGAAGCAACAGGCAATACCGAGCACCGTTTCGCTGACAGCCTCACCCATTTCTTTGAGGCCATCACCGGCATGATGGACCGCGCGATGCGGGCCTATCTGGAGACCGGCTCCCCCGGCACCTCCCCCGCCCGGAACCTGGGGGTTGCCGCAAGCTTCTGGCCGACGGCGGCGCTGGGCATGGTCCGCGCCGCCGGCGAGAAGTGGCTGGCCACCGAGCCCGGACCCGACAAACCTTCCGAGGCCGAAATGACCCGGCAGCTGACCGTTTGGCTCTTCGACGGCATCGGCTACGAGCAGGGGCGGGCATGA